One stretch of Bremerella cremea DNA includes these proteins:
- a CDS encoding glycoside hydrolase family 32 protein, with amino-acid sequence MILTSVFRLLSLGMLSLGLLLIPATLPAQAIPQDDIVIANFEDNSYGQWKPSGEAFGTQPAAGTLDGQMEVSGYEGKYLVNSYRGGDQATGTLTSPPLTIERPYVTFLIGGGAHARETCLNLVVNDKIARTATGPNLASGGSERLIQVYWDVKDLVGQNGVLQIVDLHRGGWGHINVDDIRASNRPAGIPAADITKGPDLQTFASYEEVGYDQPYRPQFHFSSLRNWLNDPNGMVYLDGEYHLFFQHNPLANKWGNMTWGHAVSQDMVHWQQLPHAILPYEGGTIFSGTAAVDVDNTLGMQNGEVKTLVAAFTFAKSPFYQAMAYSTDRGRTFELWNEGKAVVPNNGYDDGERDPKIFWHEPSQKWVMILWVKQAKPGRVLFFSSDDLRNWTEVSQFDRDWVFECMDLVELSVDGDPANKKWLLYDASFEYEVGEFDGKTFTTDKQVKRGDYGPNYYAAQSFNNMPDERCVSIGWMRGENHPFISQGMPFNQQMSFPTTMQLRTTSEGLKLYRWPVQEIEKLYEETVTLEATDLKAAAQKLQEFPAELVDLSIEFEAKESTELLFYLRGEKITYRDGAFHYGNTIVPAKPQDGVVSLRVLVDRASVELFANQGAAVSTHYAILEPFNRSLGLHSDQEVNIRKLVVHRLKSAW; translated from the coding sequence ATGATTCTTACCTCTGTTTTTCGTTTGCTAAGCTTGGGAATGCTCTCCCTCGGTCTACTACTCATTCCTGCCACGCTACCTGCCCAGGCGATTCCGCAGGACGATATCGTCATTGCGAATTTCGAAGACAACAGCTACGGCCAATGGAAGCCTTCAGGAGAAGCATTCGGAACGCAGCCCGCTGCTGGCACTCTGGATGGGCAGATGGAAGTGAGTGGCTATGAAGGCAAGTACCTCGTCAATTCCTATCGTGGCGGAGACCAGGCAACAGGAACGCTAACATCGCCTCCTCTGACAATCGAACGTCCTTACGTGACGTTCCTGATTGGTGGTGGGGCTCATGCTAGAGAAACGTGTTTGAATCTTGTGGTTAACGACAAGATTGCTCGCACGGCGACGGGACCGAATCTTGCCTCTGGCGGAAGCGAACGTTTGATTCAGGTCTATTGGGATGTGAAAGATCTGGTAGGGCAGAACGGGGTGTTGCAGATCGTTGATCTGCACCGTGGCGGTTGGGGGCACATCAATGTCGACGATATCCGGGCCAGCAATCGACCAGCCGGCATACCGGCAGCTGACATCACTAAAGGGCCTGATCTGCAGACGTTCGCTTCGTATGAAGAAGTCGGTTACGACCAGCCATATCGCCCGCAGTTTCATTTCAGTTCGCTTCGCAATTGGCTGAATGATCCGAATGGAATGGTCTATCTCGATGGTGAATACCATCTTTTCTTCCAGCATAATCCCTTGGCCAATAAATGGGGAAACATGACTTGGGGACATGCCGTCAGCCAAGATATGGTGCACTGGCAGCAGCTTCCGCATGCAATTCTGCCGTACGAAGGGGGAACCATCTTTTCAGGAACGGCGGCAGTGGATGTCGACAATACACTGGGCATGCAAAATGGGGAGGTGAAAACCTTAGTGGCAGCTTTTACTTTCGCCAAGTCCCCTTTTTACCAGGCAATGGCCTACAGTACCGATCGCGGACGAACGTTCGAGTTATGGAATGAAGGGAAGGCGGTTGTCCCCAACAACGGTTACGATGACGGTGAACGCGATCCTAAGATTTTCTGGCACGAGCCAAGCCAAAAATGGGTGATGATTTTGTGGGTCAAACAAGCGAAGCCTGGACGCGTGCTGTTTTTCAGTTCCGATGATTTACGAAATTGGACCGAGGTCAGCCAGTTTGACCGCGACTGGGTTTTTGAATGCATGGACTTGGTCGAGTTGTCGGTCGATGGGGATCCCGCCAACAAGAAATGGTTGTTGTACGATGCCAGCTTCGAGTACGAAGTTGGCGAGTTCGATGGAAAAACGTTTACCACCGACAAACAGGTGAAACGGGGCGACTACGGCCCGAATTACTACGCCGCGCAAAGCTTCAACAACATGCCGGACGAACGCTGTGTTTCCATTGGTTGGATGCGGGGAGAGAATCACCCGTTTATTTCTCAGGGAATGCCCTTCAACCAGCAGATGAGCTTTCCCACAACGATGCAGCTGCGAACAACCAGCGAGGGATTAAAGCTTTATCGCTGGCCGGTGCAGGAGATTGAAAAGCTTTACGAAGAGACCGTTACTCTCGAAGCAACAGACCTAAAAGCGGCTGCCCAGAAGCTACAGGAATTTCCTGCCGAGCTGGTCGATTTGAGTATCGAGTTTGAAGCGAAAGAGTCGACCGAACTGCTGTTTTATCTGCGTGGCGAAAAAATTACGTATCGTGATGGGGCTTTCCATTACGGAAACACAATCGTACCAGCGAAACCGCAAGATGGCGTCGTTTCGCTCCGTGTGTTGGTTGATCGAGCTTCAGTAGAGTTGTTCGCCAATCAAGGTGCGGCCGTTTCGACACATTATGCGATTCTAGAGCCCTTCAATCGTAGCTTGGGGCTTCACTCCGATCAGGAAGTGAACATCCGCAAGCTGGTGGTTCATCGCCTGAAGTCGGCTTGGTAG
- a CDS encoding alpha/beta hydrolase, with the protein MKRILFPLFLLFALQQVSAAELTPQKNIAYGTHPRQVLDFYPAKSDKPTPVVFHIHGGGWQSGDKKTNPKQFLDHGISVVSINYRYVKNGVADGISPPVKAPLEDAARALQFVRSKAGEWNLDKQKIGATGGSAGACSSLWLAFHDDMAEPDSDDPIARESTRLYCAAVNGAQVTLDPKPLREWMPNYRYGAHAFGLPGLDAVLEKREEILPWIEEYSPMSHVSKDDPPIFMFYRGEVPVVGSSPKDPTHSGIMGVKLAEKLEEVGVEVDLTHPGIEEPKYKSSTEYLIEHLKN; encoded by the coding sequence ATGAAACGAATTCTCTTCCCCTTGTTTTTGTTGTTTGCTTTACAGCAGGTTAGCGCGGCAGAACTAACGCCGCAAAAGAATATTGCTTATGGCACGCATCCACGCCAAGTCCTCGATTTCTATCCTGCCAAGTCAGACAAGCCGACGCCGGTTGTCTTCCATATTCATGGCGGTGGTTGGCAAAGCGGTGACAAGAAGACCAACCCCAAGCAGTTTCTCGATCACGGGATCTCGGTGGTTTCAATCAACTATCGTTATGTAAAAAACGGGGTGGCAGATGGAATTTCGCCCCCGGTGAAAGCTCCCCTGGAAGATGCAGCCCGCGCGCTGCAATTTGTTCGCTCGAAAGCGGGTGAATGGAATCTCGACAAACAAAAAATTGGCGCTACCGGTGGTTCGGCAGGAGCTTGTTCTTCGTTGTGGCTGGCGTTTCACGATGATATGGCCGAGCCTGATAGCGATGACCCGATTGCCCGCGAATCGACACGCCTATACTGCGCTGCGGTCAACGGTGCTCAGGTCACCCTCGATCCGAAACCGCTTCGTGAGTGGATGCCCAATTATCGCTATGGCGCACATGCATTTGGCTTGCCTGGCTTAGACGCGGTGCTCGAAAAACGAGAAGAGATCTTGCCGTGGATCGAAGAGTATTCTCCTATGTCGCATGTCAGCAAGGATGATCCGCCGATCTTTATGTTTTATCGCGGTGAAGTTCCCGTTGTTGGTTCGTCGCCAAAGGATCCAACCCATTCGGGAATCATGGGCGTAAAACTAGCCGAAAAGTTGGAGGAGGTAGGCGTGGAAGTCGATCTGACGCACCCTGGTATCGAAGAACCCAAGTACAAAAGTTCGACCGAATACCTGATCGAGCACCTGAAGAATTAA
- a CDS encoding Gfo/Idh/MocA family protein encodes MSRFNRRTFLQTTAAGTGLILAGTSASGAVLGANDRVRIAVAGLNGRGKSHINGWLEQDNVEIAYVIDPDEKVLANTQKALQEKVNGKYTIKGVRDVREALDDKSLDAISVATPNHWHSLITIWAAQAGKHVYVEKPLSHDVVEGRVAVEAQKKYGVVIQHGTQRRSDAGIAGLHEAIQAGKWGKLKISYGYCCKPRSGIGNKPYGKPPEKLDWNLWRGPAEVAEYHGNYHPYNWHWFWKTGNGDLNNQGTHQLDVARWAIDKDQTHPVKAMAIGGRFQWDDQGETPNTMFAMAEYPNGQQVFFNVRNVNYKDYQKQVENEYYFEDGGKIVRGKYYAKGSDKPESLNIERGHVTPGGNWASFIAAVRANDPSMANGNVQDAHYACVLGHLMNNSYRLGEEVPFSKKAGKFGDNKDAAEHFAQLHEIMAKGVGVSDGAKYTVGPTLTFDPETERHIGDHADKANALLKDENRKGFQIPAASKV; translated from the coding sequence ATGTCACGTTTTAATCGTCGTACGTTTCTCCAAACGACTGCTGCTGGGACTGGGCTAATTCTTGCCGGAACCTCTGCCTCAGGTGCTGTTTTGGGGGCCAACGACCGCGTTCGTATTGCGGTTGCTGGACTCAATGGTCGTGGGAAGAGCCATATCAATGGTTGGCTAGAACAAGACAACGTTGAAATTGCTTACGTAATCGATCCTGATGAAAAGGTACTAGCCAACACACAAAAAGCACTGCAAGAGAAAGTCAACGGAAAGTACACCATCAAAGGGGTGCGCGATGTTCGTGAAGCCTTAGATGACAAAAGTCTTGATGCGATCTCGGTCGCAACGCCCAATCACTGGCATTCGCTAATCACCATCTGGGCTGCCCAGGCCGGTAAGCACGTTTACGTTGAGAAACCATTGAGCCACGACGTGGTTGAAGGTCGAGTGGCGGTTGAAGCTCAAAAGAAATATGGCGTAGTCATTCAGCACGGTACCCAGCGAAGAAGTGATGCCGGAATTGCTGGCCTGCACGAAGCAATTCAAGCCGGTAAGTGGGGCAAATTGAAGATCTCGTATGGCTACTGCTGCAAGCCCCGGAGCGGAATCGGCAACAAGCCGTATGGCAAGCCGCCGGAGAAGCTTGATTGGAATTTGTGGCGTGGTCCAGCGGAAGTCGCCGAGTATCACGGCAACTATCATCCTTACAACTGGCATTGGTTCTGGAAAACGGGCAATGGTGATTTGAACAACCAGGGAACGCACCAACTAGACGTGGCTCGCTGGGCAATCGACAAGGACCAAACCCATCCGGTCAAAGCAATGGCTATCGGCGGGCGTTTTCAATGGGACGATCAAGGGGAAACCCCCAACACCATGTTCGCCATGGCCGAGTATCCCAACGGCCAACAGGTATTCTTCAACGTACGAAACGTGAATTATAAGGACTACCAGAAGCAAGTCGAAAACGAGTACTACTTCGAAGATGGTGGCAAGATTGTACGCGGAAAGTATTACGCGAAAGGAAGTGATAAGCCGGAAAGCTTGAACATCGAACGTGGTCACGTAACCCCAGGCGGAAATTGGGCGAGCTTCATCGCAGCCGTTCGGGCAAACGATCCGAGCATGGCCAACGGCAATGTACAAGATGCCCACTATGCGTGTGTGCTGGGGCACTTGATGAATAACTCGTATCGCCTGGGAGAAGAAGTTCCCTTTAGCAAGAAGGCGGGCAAGTTTGGTGACAATAAGGATGCCGCCGAGCACTTCGCTCAACTGCACGAGATTATGGCCAAGGGAGTTGGTGTCTCCGATGGGGCGAAGTATACGGTCGGACCAACGTTAACCTTCGATCCTGAGACCGAACGTCATATCGGCGATCATGCGGACAAAGCGAACGCTTTGTTAAAAGATGAAAACCGTAAAGGATTCCAGATTCCAGCCGCCTCGAAGGTGTAG
- a CDS encoding DUF7133 domain-containing protein: protein MRTLILAILASVSVLISSDIHAQTLKLKEGDHISFIGNTTADRMQHHAWLETYIHALHPELELTFRNLAFPGDELKLRPREDNFGNPDQWLTKNETDVVFAFFGYNEALKGPQAVDGFKKDLAETIDGMLSQKYNGESAPQIVMFSPIAHENLYNRHLPDGSQNNPNLKLYTEAMKEVCEKKGVLFVDLFTPTQKLYADAKTPLTMNGIHLLEHGNQAVAEIIVPQLFGKPAPDASSREIAKLRDAVLDKNYYWFSRYRVVDGYNVFGGRSKLAWFGQSNADVMKREMEIFDVMTANRDARVWAIAQGGDLEVKDDNIPEELIVKSNREGDLADGRFSYNTAEEGLKKLTLHDGLEANVFASEEMFPELINPVQMAVDPNGHLYASVWPSYPHWNPTQPRTDRIVCLPDDNQDGVADRCVVFADGLNSVTGFEFWGGGMLVASLPELWFLKDTDGDLKADVKIRVLQGLSSADSHHSANAMVLGPDGWLYWSRGVFNVATMETPTHTYRSTQTGVHRFNPRTFEMEFHYPIGPNPHGDVFDRWGYQFANDGTTGTGSYVNIGKGIGNKQWFEKRVRPVAATGILSSSHFPEELQDNFLICNCIGFLGVLNHEVQYDGADITCKEVEPILVSSDPNFRPSDVEIGSDGALYVADWANALIGHMQHNMRDPNRDHQHGRIIRVTAAGRPLLEPVRLKDKPLPEVLDAFYAKDNATRYRARIELSGRDSEEVQAAIAEFIAAKDINNPDDAQAMLECLWVLEEHRLPNVDLVKKVYQAAEPRVRAASIRTLGHWADTAEDWQDLLLAAAADESPLVRAEAIKSAVEFHNGASAEVIFEAATHPLDPELNNILKYARSRIDVDQMIVEAIRSGRKLSPAATSYALEKASTDLLLKLDRTEAVYRAILSRAGVAPQYRLEALQALASQAGNRSVVAELLSWISKAEQENLASLNDLTQLLAQPSPAELANASAELAKLAATTKTPLVRRAVYSSWILSGGAEAAWEQASQSPNLMADLLRSAKQVSNSKAAAPLLSKIRPLMFELPANLRPESESASQDVPAVAFDYYQPNPAQNVAIETLNGVKPTFSGRMDNFGKYVPKGKHDEFATKMRTTVVAPVAGSYKFSIISDDGSRLYLNGAELINNDGLHGMVEKSGSASLTAGPHELVVTYFDNGGGDGLRVMWEGPGIKKQPIPTSALRPAGQIDLRVAAIDAITAWPGDLKQKIADFAALSTSGDLSDEGLKALSTLSPQTVADTLSDSARDAVLASLLTLAKDANPVEKQSEQYAALLSLGDNLVAKTTTNRNAISKSLVDLRNSIPVKADPQVMALGKEVFTRESHCATCHQVHGQGMPNLYPPIDGSLWATGSEDRLIALALDGMHGTIEVKGKTYSSPPLPPMTGFRQLLNDEEMAAVLTYVRNSWTNRAKPIEPSQVAKIRAIDRGDATFWHVNDLMEKYPLEDGRKPIESQGDQWVPKFVKEWKLADIDPQKVNASQRNFAVGQVYFNRLGCAQCHGMNDKGGNFGPDLAKLTDKKRTASHVLESILEPSKDIDDKYRMQTILTVDGKVISGLVVADTKDEIQLVTDPLNPTKPTIINKDDIEEQSATATTIMPSGMMNWLTEEEIYDLTAFVLSGGNQEDKLFQAK, encoded by the coding sequence ATGAGAACTCTTATCCTTGCGATCCTCGCATCGGTCAGCGTTTTGATATCGTCCGATATTCACGCCCAAACCTTAAAGCTGAAAGAGGGAGATCACATCTCTTTTATCGGCAACACCACTGCCGACCGCATGCAGCACCATGCCTGGCTCGAAACCTACATTCATGCATTGCATCCTGAGTTAGAACTCACGTTTCGCAACTTAGCGTTTCCTGGCGACGAACTGAAACTTCGCCCGCGTGAAGACAACTTTGGCAATCCTGATCAATGGCTAACCAAGAACGAAACAGACGTTGTTTTCGCTTTCTTCGGCTACAACGAAGCACTTAAAGGGCCCCAGGCCGTTGACGGTTTCAAGAAAGATCTGGCCGAAACAATCGACGGCATGCTCAGCCAAAAATACAACGGCGAGTCCGCCCCCCAGATCGTGATGTTCTCTCCTATCGCGCACGAGAACCTCTACAATCGCCACTTGCCCGATGGTTCGCAAAACAATCCGAACTTGAAGCTTTACACCGAGGCGATGAAAGAGGTCTGCGAAAAGAAGGGGGTTCTATTCGTCGACCTATTCACACCAACGCAAAAGCTATACGCCGACGCAAAAACCCCGCTGACCATGAACGGCATCCACTTGCTTGAGCATGGGAACCAAGCAGTGGCGGAAATTATTGTCCCGCAGCTGTTCGGCAAGCCAGCTCCCGATGCCTCCTCGCGAGAGATCGCGAAGCTGCGAGATGCTGTTTTAGACAAGAACTACTATTGGTTCAGCCGATATCGCGTCGTCGATGGCTACAACGTTTTCGGCGGGCGTTCTAAGCTGGCTTGGTTCGGCCAATCGAATGCCGACGTCATGAAACGCGAGATGGAGATCTTCGACGTCATGACCGCCAACCGCGATGCTCGCGTCTGGGCGATTGCGCAAGGGGGCGATTTGGAAGTTAAAGATGACAACATTCCCGAAGAGCTTATCGTCAAATCGAATCGAGAAGGCGACTTAGCCGACGGACGCTTCTCTTATAACACCGCCGAAGAAGGACTTAAAAAGCTAACTCTTCACGACGGACTGGAAGCGAACGTTTTTGCCTCGGAAGAAATGTTCCCGGAACTGATTAACCCAGTGCAAATGGCGGTTGATCCGAACGGACATCTGTATGCCTCGGTCTGGCCGAGCTATCCCCACTGGAATCCGACCCAGCCCCGCACCGACCGAATCGTTTGCCTCCCAGACGACAACCAAGATGGCGTAGCCGATCGTTGTGTTGTCTTCGCCGATGGCCTGAACAGTGTGACGGGGTTCGAGTTCTGGGGTGGCGGTATGTTGGTCGCCTCGCTTCCGGAATTGTGGTTCTTAAAAGACACCGATGGCGACTTGAAAGCCGACGTCAAGATTCGCGTGCTACAAGGTCTTTCCAGTGCCGACTCGCACCACTCCGCCAACGCGATGGTGCTTGGCCCAGATGGCTGGCTCTACTGGTCGCGTGGTGTGTTCAATGTCGCCACGATGGAAACACCTACCCACACCTATCGTTCGACACAAACCGGGGTGCATCGTTTCAACCCGCGTACTTTTGAAATGGAATTCCATTATCCCATCGGCCCCAATCCTCATGGCGACGTATTCGATCGTTGGGGCTATCAGTTTGCCAACGACGGGACCACCGGCACCGGTTCTTACGTGAATATTGGCAAGGGAATCGGGAACAAGCAGTGGTTCGAGAAACGGGTACGTCCGGTCGCCGCTACTGGAATCCTTTCCAGCAGCCACTTCCCGGAAGAACTACAGGACAATTTTCTAATCTGTAACTGCATCGGCTTCCTCGGCGTGCTCAATCACGAAGTGCAATACGATGGAGCCGATATTACCTGTAAGGAAGTCGAACCGATCTTGGTCTCTTCCGATCCCAACTTCCGCCCGAGCGATGTTGAAATTGGCTCGGATGGTGCGCTGTATGTCGCCGACTGGGCGAACGCGCTGATCGGTCACATGCAACATAACATGCGTGACCCAAACCGTGATCATCAACATGGTCGTATCATCCGGGTAACCGCCGCCGGGCGTCCGCTGTTGGAACCAGTTCGCTTAAAAGACAAACCGCTGCCGGAAGTCCTCGACGCGTTTTACGCGAAAGACAATGCGACTCGCTATCGGGCTCGCATCGAACTAAGTGGTCGTGATTCGGAAGAAGTTCAAGCCGCGATTGCCGAGTTTATTGCCGCCAAAGACATTAATAATCCAGACGACGCCCAGGCCATGCTCGAGTGCTTATGGGTTCTAGAAGAACATCGGCTACCGAACGTCGATTTGGTAAAGAAGGTCTACCAGGCAGCCGAACCTCGTGTTCGCGCGGCATCTATTCGTACGCTGGGACACTGGGCCGATACTGCGGAAGACTGGCAAGACTTACTGCTTGCCGCTGCTGCAGACGAATCTCCATTGGTTCGCGCTGAAGCGATAAAGTCTGCCGTGGAATTCCACAATGGTGCCTCAGCCGAAGTGATCTTCGAAGCCGCAACGCACCCGCTGGATCCCGAATTGAACAATATCTTGAAGTATGCACGCAGCCGAATCGATGTCGACCAGATGATTGTCGAGGCGATTCGCTCAGGACGTAAACTATCGCCAGCAGCGACAAGCTATGCGTTAGAGAAGGCCAGCACCGATTTGCTGCTAAAGCTTGACCGAACAGAAGCGGTCTACCGGGCAATACTCAGCCGAGCTGGCGTTGCACCGCAATACCGGTTGGAAGCACTACAGGCTCTGGCCTCGCAAGCAGGCAACCGCTCTGTAGTCGCAGAACTGCTGAGCTGGATCTCGAAAGCGGAACAGGAAAACCTCGCCAGCTTAAACGATTTGACCCAACTACTGGCCCAACCGAGTCCTGCCGAACTGGCGAATGCTTCAGCAGAACTGGCCAAGCTGGCCGCCACCACCAAAACGCCATTAGTTCGTCGTGCGGTTTACAGCAGTTGGATCTTAAGTGGAGGTGCTGAGGCTGCCTGGGAACAAGCATCGCAATCACCTAACTTGATGGCCGATTTGCTGCGAAGCGCCAAGCAGGTCAGCAATTCGAAGGCGGCAGCGCCGCTGTTATCTAAGATACGTCCTCTCATGTTCGAGTTGCCCGCCAACTTGCGTCCTGAAAGTGAATCTGCTTCGCAGGATGTTCCGGCCGTGGCCTTCGATTATTACCAACCGAACCCAGCCCAGAACGTCGCCATCGAAACACTCAACGGAGTGAAGCCCACGTTCTCTGGTCGAATGGACAACTTCGGCAAGTATGTTCCGAAAGGGAAGCACGATGAATTTGCGACAAAGATGAGGACCACCGTGGTAGCTCCTGTCGCCGGCAGCTACAAATTCTCAATCATTTCCGACGATGGCTCGCGGCTTTACCTGAATGGCGCTGAACTGATCAATAACGATGGCCTACACGGAATGGTCGAGAAAAGTGGCTCGGCCAGCCTCACCGCCGGCCCACACGAGTTAGTCGTGACCTACTTCGATAACGGTGGCGGCGATGGCCTGCGCGTGATGTGGGAAGGCCCAGGTATAAAGAAACAGCCCATTCCTACTTCTGCTTTGCGACCAGCCGGTCAGATTGACTTGCGCGTAGCAGCGATCGATGCCATAACCGCTTGGCCTGGTGATTTGAAGCAGAAGATTGCTGACTTTGCCGCCCTAAGTACTTCTGGAGACCTCTCCGACGAAGGTTTAAAAGCGTTGTCGACGCTGTCTCCACAAACGGTGGCCGACACCCTTTCGGACAGTGCCCGCGATGCCGTCCTAGCCTCGCTACTTACATTAGCCAAGGATGCCAACCCGGTCGAGAAACAATCGGAGCAGTACGCTGCGTTGCTCTCGCTGGGCGACAATCTAGTTGCGAAGACAACCACCAACCGCAATGCCATCTCCAAGTCGTTGGTTGATCTGCGGAACAGTATTCCGGTGAAAGCCGATCCCCAGGTCATGGCCCTCGGCAAAGAGGTTTTCACACGCGAAAGCCACTGTGCCACCTGTCACCAAGTGCATGGGCAAGGGATGCCGAACCTCTATCCACCGATCGACGGCAGCCTCTGGGCAACGGGGTCGGAAGATCGCTTGATTGCGTTGGCCCTGGATGGCATGCACGGCACCATTGAAGTGAAAGGCAAGACCTACAGTTCGCCGCCACTTCCCCCCATGACCGGTTTCCGTCAACTGCTTAACGACGAAGAAATGGCTGCCGTGTTAACCTACGTTCGCAACTCTTGGACGAACCGCGCCAAGCCAATCGAACCGAGTCAGGTTGCCAAGATTCGTGCGATTGATCGTGGTGACGCAACCTTCTGGCATGTCAACGACCTAATGGAGAAGTATCCCTTGGAAGATGGGCGCAAGCCGATCGAATCGCAAGGAGATCAGTGGGTTCCGAAGTTCGTCAAAGAATGGAAACTGGCCGATATCGATCCGCAGAAGGTCAATGCCTCCCAACGCAATTTTGCCGTAGGTCAGGTCTACTTCAACCGCCTGGGATGTGCCCAGTGCCATGGAATGAACGACAAGGGAGGCAACTTCGGCCCAGACTTGGCTAAGCTGACCGACAAGAAACGGACGGCAAGTCATGTCCTGGAATCGATCCTCGAACCTTCTAAGGACATCGACGACAAGTACCGTATGCAAACGATTCTTACGGTCGATGGCAAAGTGATTTCAGGCCTAGTGGTGGCTGATACCAAAGACGAAATTCAATTGGTCACCGATCCGCTGAACCCCACCAAGCCAACCATCATCAACAAGGACGACATCGAAGAGCAATCGGCAACGGCGACCACCATCATGCCTAGCGGAATGATGAACTGGCTCACCGAAGAAGAAATCTACGACCTGACCGCCTTTGTGCTTTCAGGGGGCAACCAAGAGGACAAGCTGTTCCAAGCCAAGTAG
- a CDS encoding RNA ligase family protein, producing the protein MGMSSGNFIKYPRTPHLFGSRGTDDDKHLSEGDSLRFLADESLIVEEKLDGTNVGVHFTSAGELLLQCRGHLITEGMHPQYDLFKQWAVVKRNDLEERLADRYILFGEWVYARHSVTYLQLSHYFYEFDIYDKSSNQFLDLEQRLEILAGSNIETVPVIHQGAVSRKQLADLVGPSLFSSVFENPITGQIDNRMEGIYLRTEAGGRVTARAKWVRPEFTEKVKQSTHWQQQPMVPNQLAAGVDIWS; encoded by the coding sequence ATGGGCATGTCATCTGGAAATTTCATCAAATACCCACGCACCCCGCACCTGTTTGGATCGCGCGGGACCGACGACGACAAGCACTTGTCGGAGGGGGACTCGTTACGTTTTTTAGCGGACGAGTCGTTGATTGTGGAAGAGAAGCTCGATGGAACCAACGTCGGGGTACACTTCACCAGCGCAGGCGAATTGTTGCTGCAGTGCCGCGGGCACTTGATCACCGAAGGAATGCATCCCCAATACGATTTGTTCAAACAGTGGGCTGTGGTCAAACGTAACGACTTGGAAGAGCGTCTAGCAGATCGTTACATTCTTTTTGGAGAATGGGTCTATGCTCGGCATTCCGTCACTTACCTCCAGCTATCTCACTATTTCTACGAGTTTGATATTTACGACAAAAGCAGCAACCAATTCCTCGATCTTGAGCAGCGATTAGAAATTCTAGCCGGCAGTAATATCGAGACCGTTCCGGTAATTCATCAGGGCGCCGTTTCGCGTAAACAATTGGCAGATCTCGTTGGGCCGTCCCTTTTCAGTAGTGTCTTCGAGAATCCAATAACCGGACAAATCGATAACCGCATGGAAGGCATTTATCTTCGCACTGAAGCAGGTGGCAGGGTAACCGCACGAGCAAAATGGGTTCGTCCCGAATTTACCGAAAAAGTTAAACAAAGTACCCATTGGCAACAACAACCAATGGTGCCGAATCAACTAGCCGCCGGCGTTGACATTTGGTCATGA
- a CDS encoding AAA family ATPase: MNWNQLQSASLESIIDWAASHPWCKAMQACAQDAKWHSEGDVWTHTQMVMHQLHELESWQDLSPHEQNVLVFTALLHDVAKPLTTQIDPGTGNVVSPKHALKGEQLARTILRDCGCDLATREEIARMVRYHGRPVFVMHKNDPTREVVRHSWLVNNRLLYLFALADFRGRDSHTNTRSEEDLHFWKIAAEEAHCYDQPYRFASEHARFLFFRQTNPNLHYVPHENFSCHVTVMAGLPGSGKDRWLAQHKGDLPVVSLDEIRGDLMIDPTDNQGKVIQQAKAVCRRHLRTGNSFAFNATNIMQMTRGRWLDLFADYGARIELVYIEPPLEVIFQQNKARDTVVPESIIRRLAGKLEPPTWAEVHHLTLLEG, encoded by the coding sequence ATGAATTGGAATCAACTACAATCTGCTTCGCTCGAGTCGATTATCGATTGGGCGGCCAGCCATCCTTGGTGCAAGGCCATGCAAGCTTGCGCGCAAGACGCTAAGTGGCACAGCGAAGGCGATGTCTGGACGCATACCCAAATGGTGATGCATCAGCTACACGAACTGGAATCCTGGCAAGATCTTTCGCCACACGAGCAAAACGTGCTCGTGTTTACCGCGCTGCTGCACGATGTCGCCAAACCACTTACCACGCAGATTGATCCCGGCACCGGCAATGTGGTTTCTCCTAAACATGCCCTCAAAGGAGAACAACTGGCTCGCACCATTTTGCGGGATTGTGGCTGCGATTTAGCAACTCGCGAAGAGATCGCCCGAATGGTCCGGTACCATGGGCGTCCGGTGTTCGTAATGCACAAGAATGACCCAACCCGCGAAGTGGTACGGCACTCTTGGTTGGTCAACAATCGTTTGTTGTATCTCTTTGCTTTGGCGGACTTTCGTGGTCGCGATTCGCACACCAACACTCGCTCGGAAGAAGATTTACACTTCTGGAAAATCGCAGCCGAGGAGGCCCATTGCTACGATCAGCCTTATCGTTTTGCCAGCGAGCATGCTCGTTTTTTGTTCTTTCGTCAGACGAACCCGAACCTGCATTATGTTCCGCACGAAAATTTTTCGTGCCACGTAACCGTCATGGCTGGACTGCCAGGCAGTGGCAAAGATCGTTGGCTCGCCCAACACAAGGGTGACCTTCCCGTGGTTTCCCTTGATGAAATCCGGGGAGATTTAATGATCGATCCGACGGACAATCAGGGCAAAGTGATTCAACAAGCCAAAGCAGTTTGTCGGCGACACTTGCGGACTGGCAACTCGTTTGCCTTCAACGCCACGAACATCATGCAGATGACTCGCGGGCGTTGGCTCGATTTGTTTGCCGATTACGGCGCCCGAATCGAGTTGGTTTATATCGAACCGCCCCTTGAGGTCATCTTTCAGCAAAATAAGGCCCGCGACACGGTGGTGCCAGAGTCTATCATCCGTCGCTTGGCGGGTAAGCTCGAACCACCGACCTGGGCGGAAGTCCATCACTTAACACTCCTCGAAGGCTGA